A portion of the Euzebyales bacterium genome contains these proteins:
- a CDS encoding AAA family ATPase, producing MRLLERDDQTRVLDAALERASDRRGRVTLVHGPAGIGKSSLVRAFAASAEAAGAVVRVGVCDDLLTTRAFAPFRDIARGQSKLGRALDSGADAAEVLDAILEELDDPLHPVVVVIEDLQWADDATLDALVVVARRIERLPALLVATYRDTEIERTHPLRRVLGALGAAGVEHIALGPLSKAAVAELVGDAERAAEIHRVTGGNPFYVLELAAATPGTVPTTVRDAVLTRVLALPRPTQEALEVLAVIPTRAERWLVEAVHPGGGSALDAAERAGLVTGDADTVAFRHEIARRAVESDLPTGTRVARNAAVAAALIAHDADATRILHHAIEAGDADAVLRHGPDAAREASRLGSHREALQAYRQVHRFIDRLAPDQRVGLAVAYAYELQLGNRHGEAAAVAREAVEELERVGDTEDLADALLVLSRAVYWHRGAGDALPHVERAIALLDGADSSPVLAMAYAHMSRLHLLANRNADAAEWSARALEVAARSGHLPAEAGARITHGAATLNLGDDTGLDEVTQGLELARTHGFHESVIRGYFQIAVEHMRRGELDRAETTVHEGRAYAADHQVTYGAFRLDGLLGCLALNRGTADDAQRILTQTIASEVEPAIAGVQPRAWLAQALARLGDPEASTVAAEAWSLASTSDEAPLLGAAAASLLEAAWLSGATEGVDEMAAQALVAADATGHPWYAGDLRVGLRRAGLAAPPPVDPSVLLDAHAASLRGDHLAAAEAWEAAGYRYEQAVELAHAEDRDSMLDGLRMLDDLGAVGTANRVRATLRARGVTSVPRGPTRGTRRNPAGLTNRQVDVLVLLTEGLTNAEIADRLVVSVRTVDHHVSAILDKLDVSTRQEAAALATELGITG from the coding sequence ATGCGCCTGTTGGAGCGGGACGATCAGACGCGGGTGCTCGACGCGGCCCTCGAGCGCGCGTCGGATCGGCGTGGGCGGGTCACTCTGGTGCACGGGCCCGCCGGCATCGGCAAGTCCAGCCTGGTGCGCGCGTTCGCTGCCTCCGCCGAGGCCGCCGGCGCGGTCGTGCGGGTCGGCGTCTGTGACGACCTGCTGACGACCCGTGCGTTCGCGCCCTTCCGCGACATCGCGCGTGGGCAGAGCAAGCTGGGCCGGGCGCTGGACTCGGGCGCGGACGCCGCCGAGGTGCTCGATGCGATCCTGGAGGAGCTCGACGACCCGCTGCACCCCGTCGTCGTCGTCATCGAGGACCTCCAGTGGGCCGACGACGCGACGCTGGACGCGCTGGTCGTGGTCGCGCGCCGCATCGAGCGCCTGCCGGCGTTGCTCGTGGCGACCTACCGCGACACCGAGATCGAACGCACCCACCCGCTGCGGCGCGTGCTCGGCGCACTCGGCGCGGCCGGCGTGGAGCACATCGCCCTGGGTCCGCTGTCCAAGGCGGCCGTGGCAGAGCTGGTTGGCGACGCCGAGCGGGCCGCCGAGATCCACCGCGTCACCGGCGGCAACCCCTTCTACGTGCTCGAGCTTGCGGCCGCGACGCCGGGCACGGTGCCCACAACCGTGCGCGACGCCGTCCTGACCCGCGTGCTCGCCCTGCCTCGCCCCACCCAGGAGGCGCTCGAGGTCCTGGCGGTCATCCCCACACGTGCCGAGCGCTGGCTGGTCGAGGCGGTGCACCCCGGCGGCGGCAGCGCGCTCGACGCCGCCGAGCGCGCGGGCCTGGTCACCGGCGATGCGGACACGGTGGCCTTCCGCCACGAGATCGCCCGTCGCGCCGTCGAGTCGGACCTGCCGACCGGGACCCGGGTCGCACGAAACGCCGCGGTCGCCGCCGCGCTGATCGCCCACGACGCCGACGCGACCCGCATCCTGCACCACGCCATCGAGGCGGGTGACGCCGACGCGGTGCTGCGCCACGGGCCCGACGCGGCACGTGAGGCGTCGCGGCTGGGCAGCCACCGGGAGGCGTTGCAGGCGTATCGCCAGGTCCACCGGTTCATCGACCGCCTGGCGCCCGACCAGCGGGTGGGCCTGGCGGTCGCCTACGCCTACGAGCTGCAGCTGGGCAACCGGCACGGCGAGGCCGCAGCGGTCGCACGCGAGGCCGTGGAGGAGCTCGAACGGGTCGGCGACACCGAGGACCTCGCCGACGCCCTGCTGGTGCTGTCCAGGGCCGTGTACTGGCACCGGGGTGCGGGCGACGCCCTGCCCCATGTCGAGCGGGCCATTGCGCTGCTCGACGGCGCCGACTCCTCCCCGGTGCTCGCGATGGCCTACGCCCACATGTCGCGCCTCCACCTGCTCGCGAACCGCAACGCCGATGCCGCCGAGTGGTCGGCGCGGGCGCTGGAGGTCGCCGCGCGGTCGGGGCACCTGCCGGCCGAGGCGGGTGCGCGCATCACCCACGGTGCGGCGACACTGAACCTCGGTGACGACACCGGCCTCGACGAGGTCACCCAGGGTCTCGAGCTCGCGCGCACCCACGGGTTCCACGAGTCGGTCATCCGGGGCTACTTCCAGATCGCCGTCGAGCACATGCGACGGGGCGAGCTGGACCGGGCCGAGACCACGGTGCACGAGGGCCGGGCCTACGCGGCCGACCACCAGGTCACATACGGCGCGTTCCGGCTCGACGGCCTGCTCGGCTGCCTGGCGTTGAACCGCGGGACGGCGGACGACGCGCAGCGCATCCTGACCCAGACGATCGCCTCCGAGGTCGAGCCGGCAATCGCGGGCGTGCAGCCACGCGCCTGGCTGGCCCAGGCACTGGCCCGGCTCGGCGACCCGGAGGCCTCGACCGTGGCGGCGGAGGCGTGGTCGTTGGCGTCCACGTCCGACGAGGCGCCACTGCTGGGCGCGGCGGCGGCGTCCCTGCTCGAAGCCGCATGGCTGTCGGGGGCGACGGAGGGCGTCGACGAGATGGCGGCGCAGGCCCTGGTGGCGGCGGACGCGACGGGCCATCCCTGGTACGCCGGCGACCTCCGGGTGGGGCTGCGCCGCGCAGGGCTGGCCGCCCCACCACCCGTCGACCCCTCGGTGCTGCTCGACGCCCACGCTGCGTCGCTGCGTGGTGACCACCTCGCCGCGGCGGAGGCGTGGGAGGCGGCCGGCTACCGCTACGAGCAGGCCGTGGAGCTTGCCCACGCCGAGGACCGCGACAGCATGCTCGACGGCCTGCGCATGCTCGACGACCTCGGTGCGGTCGGCACGGCCAACCGGGTGCGGGCGACGCTGCGCGCCCGCGGCGTGACGTCGGTCCCGCGCGGGCCGACGCGCGGGACGCGTCGCAACCCGGCCGGCCTGACCAACCGCCAGGTCGACGTGCTGGTCCTGCTCACCGAGGGTCTGACGAACGCCGAGATCGCAGACCGGCTCGTGGTGTCGGTGAGGACCGTGGACCACCACGTGTCCGCGATCCTAGACAAGCTCGACGTGTCG